From a single Streptomyces rubradiris genomic region:
- a CDS encoding SAM-dependent methyltransferase, whose protein sequence is MTDIPAAANGVAASLRARINTDQPHTARIWNYWLGGKDNYEVDREAGDRIRQLHPGIGQYALADRLFLGRAVRHLAGEVGIRQFLDIGTGLPTADNTHEVAQRIAPESRIVYVDNDPLVLAHARALLTSTPEGRTDYLDEDLRNVDAIFEHASRTLDFSRPVALILLGVVIFIGDDEDPYGLVRQLTDRLPAGSHLVLSHTITSPSMPDVDEAVRFWNEHGTPKLTQRTPADVTRFFDGLRLLEPGVVSCSRWRPEPADGPEPAEVAMFGGVARKD, encoded by the coding sequence GTGACCGACATCCCGGCAGCCGCCAACGGCGTCGCCGCCTCGCTGCGCGCCCGCATCAACACCGACCAGCCGCACACCGCCCGGATCTGGAACTACTGGCTCGGCGGCAAGGACAACTACGAGGTCGACCGGGAGGCCGGCGACCGGATTCGCCAACTGCACCCGGGCATCGGGCAGTACGCGCTCGCCGACCGGCTCTTCCTGGGCCGCGCGGTGCGCCACCTGGCCGGCGAGGTGGGCATCCGGCAGTTCCTGGACATCGGTACCGGACTGCCCACGGCCGACAACACCCACGAGGTGGCACAGCGCATCGCGCCGGAGTCGCGGATCGTGTACGTGGACAACGACCCACTGGTCCTCGCGCACGCGCGGGCCCTGCTGACCAGCACGCCCGAGGGCCGTACCGACTATCTGGACGAGGACCTGCGCAACGTCGACGCGATCTTCGAACACGCGTCGCGGACACTGGACTTCAGCCGGCCGGTGGCGCTGATCCTGCTCGGCGTGGTCATCTTCATCGGTGACGACGAGGATCCCTACGGCCTGGTACGGCAGTTGACGGACCGGCTGCCGGCGGGCAGCCACCTGGTGCTGTCGCACACCATCACCAGCCCGTCGATGCCGGACGTGGACGAGGCGGTGCGGTTCTGGAACGAGCACGGCACCCCGAAGCTCACCCAGCGCACGCCCGCCGATGTCACCCGGTTCTTCGACGGCCTTCGGCTGCTGGAGCCGGGGGTGGTGTCCTGCTCGCGGTGGCGGCCGGAGCCCGCGGACGGGCCGGAGCCGGCGGAGGTCGCCATGTTCGGCGGGGTGGCCCGCAAGGACTGA
- a CDS encoding glycosyltransferase — protein MTAGSRGDAAPYTGLGHRLALAGHEVTLVTHGRFEPLVAGSGVRFHALPVDPLAELRSPRGRGLHRSASGAGKLVRVVDLARRLVGRMTEDLLEAARDSEVLLLSASLAPLGHTIAEGLRLPSLGVYLQPLAATREFAPPVLGGGAWGGPVNRLAGQGVSLAVEHVFSGAVPALRERLGLPPLGATAARRARERRRWPVHHGFSPLVVPRPADWRAGLEVGGYWWPYDVESRLPAEVEEFIEAGPPPVFVGLGSATVPDAGRLSTRVVAALRRAGLRGVIQRGWGGLAADGDDMLTIGEVPHSLLFPRMAAVVHHAGAGTTAAGLRAGVPAVPVPVQFDAGFWSARLVALGVAPAVVPLRRLTGDALATALVRATRDPAFRRCAEALGTRIRDEDGTAPVLTALARLAG, from the coding sequence ATGACGGCGGGTTCCCGGGGTGACGCCGCCCCCTACACCGGGCTCGGGCACCGGCTGGCGCTGGCCGGGCACGAGGTCACGCTGGTCACCCACGGCCGCTTCGAACCGCTGGTGGCGGGGTCGGGGGTACGGTTCCACGCGTTGCCGGTGGATCCGCTGGCGGAACTCCGGTCGCCGCGCGGCCGGGGTCTGCACCGCAGCGCCAGCGGGGCCGGGAAGCTGGTGCGCGTGGTGGATCTGGCGCGGCGCCTGGTGGGACGGATGACCGAGGACCTGCTGGAGGCGGCGCGGGACAGCGAGGTGCTGCTGCTGTCCGCCTCACTGGCCCCGCTCGGGCACACCATCGCCGAGGGGCTGCGGCTGCCGAGCCTGGGAGTGTATCTGCAACCCCTCGCCGCCACCCGGGAGTTCGCCCCGCCGGTGCTCGGCGGCGGCGCCTGGGGCGGGCCGGTGAACCGGCTCGCCGGACAGGGGGTGAGCCTGGCCGTGGAACACGTCTTCTCCGGCGCGGTGCCGGCGTTGCGCGAGCGGCTCGGCCTGCCCCCGCTGGGCGCCACCGCGGCCCGGCGGGCCCGGGAGCGGCGGCGCTGGCCGGTGCACCACGGTTTCAGCCCCCTGGTGGTGCCCCGGCCCGCCGACTGGCGGGCGGGGCTGGAGGTGGGCGGCTACTGGTGGCCGTACGACGTCGAGAGCCGGCTTCCCGCCGAGGTGGAGGAGTTCATCGAGGCGGGGCCGCCGCCGGTCTTCGTCGGGCTGGGCAGCGCCACCGTGCCGGACGCCGGGCGGCTGAGTACGCGGGTGGTGGCGGCGCTGCGGCGGGCCGGGCTGCGCGGGGTGATCCAGCGCGGCTGGGGCGGGCTCGCGGCCGACGGGGACGACATGCTGACCATCGGCGAGGTGCCGCACTCGCTGCTCTTTCCGAGGATGGCCGCCGTGGTCCATCACGCGGGCGCGGGCACCACGGCGGCGGGGCTGCGCGCCGGAGTGCCGGCGGTGCCGGTGCCGGTGCAGTTCGACGCGGGTTTCTGGTCCGCCCGGCTGGTCGCGCTGGGGGTCGCCCCGGCCGTCGTACCGTTGCGCCGGCTGACCGGGGACGCGCTGGCCACGGCGCTGGTACGGGCCACCCGGGACCCTGCGTTCCGACGGTGCGCCGAGGCCCTGGGCACCCGCATCCGCGACGAGGACGGCACCGCGCCGGTACTGACCGCCCTGGCCCGGCTCGCCGGCTGA
- a CDS encoding bifunctional 5,10-methylenetetrahydrofolate dehydrogenase/5,10-methenyltetrahydrofolate cyclohydrolase, which translates to MTQTRAARLMDGTALARRIVEDTARRAAELTERTGTAPCLATVLVGEDPASVTYVRMKQNRCRKAGITSRHVALPATTTTDELVATLRELSADPGVHGILLQHPVGDHIDERAAFEAIAPEKDVDGVTFASFATMSFGLPGFVSCTPGGIVRLLDEYGVDPAGKRAVVVGRSAILGKPVGMLLLARDATVTYCHSRTRDLSAAVREADIVVAAVGRPRLIRGQDVKPGAVVIDAGYNPGNVGDVDFDSAVERASLITPVPGGVGPMTIATLLEQTVTAAGRQLGA; encoded by the coding sequence ATGACCCAGACCCGGGCCGCCCGTCTGATGGACGGCACCGCGCTCGCCCGCCGCATCGTGGAGGACACCGCGCGGCGGGCCGCCGAGCTCACCGAGCGCACCGGCACCGCGCCGTGTCTCGCGACCGTGCTGGTCGGCGAGGATCCCGCGTCGGTGACCTACGTCCGCATGAAGCAGAACCGCTGCCGCAAGGCCGGCATCACCTCCCGGCACGTCGCCCTTCCGGCCACCACGACGACGGACGAACTCGTCGCTACGCTGCGGGAGTTGTCGGCCGACCCGGGGGTGCACGGCATTCTGCTCCAGCACCCGGTGGGCGACCACATCGACGAGCGGGCCGCGTTCGAGGCGATCGCGCCCGAGAAGGACGTGGACGGTGTCACCTTCGCCTCGTTCGCCACGATGAGCTTCGGGCTGCCGGGCTTCGTCTCCTGCACGCCGGGCGGCATCGTGCGGCTGCTGGACGAGTACGGCGTCGACCCGGCCGGGAAGCGGGCCGTGGTGGTGGGCCGCAGCGCGATCCTCGGCAAGCCGGTGGGCATGCTGCTGCTGGCGCGGGACGCGACCGTGACGTACTGCCACTCGCGCACCCGGGACCTGTCGGCGGCGGTCCGCGAGGCCGACATCGTCGTGGCCGCGGTGGGCCGGCCGCGGCTGATCCGCGGGCAGGACGTCAAGCCGGGCGCGGTCGTGATCGACGCGGGCTACAACCCGGGGAACGTGGGCGACGTCGACTTCGACTCGGCCGTGGAGCGGGCCTCGCTGATCACGCCGGTGCCGGGCGGGGTGGGTCCGATGACGATCGCCACGCTGCTGGAGCAGACGGTGACGGCGGCCGGCCGGCAACTCGGCGCGTAG
- a CDS encoding S-(hydroxymethyl)mycothiol dehydrogenase, whose translation MAQEVRGVVAPGKDEPVRVETIVVPDPGPGEAVVRVQACGVCHTDLHYKQGGISDDFPFLLGHEAAGVVESVGEGVTDVAPGDFVILNWRAVCGQCRACLRGRPWYCFNTHNARQKMTLAATGQELSPALGIGAFAEKTLVAAGQCTKVDPAVSPAVAGLLGCGVMAGIGAAINTGGVGRGDSVAVIGCGGVGGAAIAGSNLAGAARVIAVDIDDRKLETARTLGATHTVNSRETDPVEAIRELTGGFGADVVIEAVGRPETYRQAFYARDLAGTVVLVGVPTPDMKLELPLLDVFGRGGALKSSWYGDCLPSRDFPMLIDLHLQGRLPLDAFVTETVGLDQVEQAFERMHHGDVLRSVVVL comes from the coding sequence ATGGCGCAGGAAGTACGCGGCGTTGTCGCACCGGGCAAGGACGAGCCCGTACGGGTCGAGACGATCGTGGTGCCGGACCCGGGACCCGGCGAAGCCGTCGTACGCGTCCAGGCCTGCGGGGTCTGCCACACCGACCTGCACTACAAGCAGGGCGGCATCTCCGACGACTTCCCCTTCCTGCTCGGCCACGAGGCCGCCGGCGTCGTGGAGTCGGTCGGCGAGGGCGTCACCGACGTCGCCCCCGGGGACTTCGTCATCCTCAACTGGCGTGCGGTGTGCGGGCAGTGCCGGGCCTGTCTGCGCGGCCGGCCCTGGTACTGCTTCAACACCCACAACGCCCGGCAGAAGATGACCCTCGCCGCCACCGGCCAGGAGCTGTCCCCGGCCCTCGGCATCGGCGCCTTCGCCGAGAAGACGCTCGTCGCGGCCGGCCAGTGCACCAAGGTCGACCCGGCCGTCTCCCCGGCGGTCGCGGGCCTCCTCGGCTGCGGGGTGATGGCCGGCATCGGCGCCGCGATCAACACCGGCGGCGTCGGCCGCGGCGACTCGGTCGCCGTCATCGGCTGCGGCGGTGTCGGCGGCGCGGCCATCGCCGGGTCGAACCTGGCCGGCGCGGCCCGCGTCATCGCCGTGGACATCGACGACCGCAAGCTGGAGACGGCACGCACCCTGGGCGCCACCCACACCGTCAACTCCAGGGAAACGGACCCCGTCGAGGCGATCCGCGAGCTGACCGGCGGCTTCGGCGCCGACGTCGTCATCGAGGCCGTCGGCCGCCCCGAGACCTACCGGCAGGCCTTCTACGCCCGCGACCTGGCCGGCACCGTCGTCCTTGTCGGCGTCCCCACCCCCGACATGAAGCTCGAACTGCCCCTGCTGGACGTCTTCGGCCGCGGCGGCGCCCTGAAGTCGAGCTGGTACGGCGACTGCCTGCCCAGCCGCGACTTCCCGATGCTGATCGACCTGCACCTGCAAGGCCGCCTGCCGCTCGACGCGTTCGTCACCGAGACCGTCGGACTCGACCAGGTGGAGCAGGCGTTCGAGCGGATGCACCACGGTGACGTGCTGCGCTCGGTGGTGGTGCTGTGA
- a CDS encoding L,D-transpeptidase family protein: MGGIRRRGVVGLGVTGLVAPLALAFTAAPAQAASCSTSTGPYQKQVEKFLGRPADGRQSAADCTAIRAFQAKHGITPTIGYAGPVTWGVMDLMNKQKAVGNKPNKDGKCPVNKGRIACVNLTLQLSWIQDGKKLVYGPVPVRTGRDRNETRTGLKKIYWRDIDHVSNLYDVPMPYSQFFDGGQAFHSVGISVWNPPGSHGCVNMTKKDAKKYWSLLRNGDDVFVYGRKPGT, encoded by the coding sequence ATGGGGGGCATACGCAGACGAGGCGTCGTAGGGCTGGGCGTGACGGGGCTGGTGGCGCCGCTCGCGCTCGCCTTCACCGCGGCACCGGCCCAGGCCGCGAGCTGTTCCACGAGCACCGGGCCGTACCAGAAGCAGGTGGAGAAGTTCCTGGGCCGGCCGGCCGACGGCAGGCAGTCCGCCGCCGACTGCACGGCGATCCGGGCGTTCCAGGCCAAGCACGGCATCACCCCCACCATCGGCTACGCCGGTCCGGTCACCTGGGGCGTGATGGACCTCATGAACAAGCAGAAGGCCGTCGGGAACAAGCCGAACAAGGACGGCAAGTGCCCGGTGAACAAGGGCCGGATCGCCTGTGTGAACCTCACGCTCCAGCTCAGCTGGATCCAGGACGGCAAGAAGCTGGTCTACGGGCCCGTGCCGGTGCGCACCGGCCGTGACCGCAACGAGACCCGCACCGGCCTGAAGAAGATCTACTGGCGGGACATCGACCACGTCTCGAACCTCTACGACGTGCCGATGCCCTACAGCCAGTTCTTCGACGGCGGCCAGGCCTTCCACTCGGTGGGCATCAGCGTGTGGAACCCGCCGGGTTCGCACGGCTGCGTCAACATGACGAAGAAGGACGCCAAGAAGTACTGGTCGCTGCTGAGGAACGGCGACGACGTCTTCGTCTACGGCCGCAAGCCGGGCACCTGA
- a CDS encoding Gfo/Idh/MocA family protein, whose amino-acid sequence MTFSLGIVGAGQFSGRFAALFHAHPGVRDVHVTDLLPERAERLVAAHGLAGTFPSYAAMLESPAVEAVAVFTQRWTHGPLVMQGLNAGKHVFSAVPMAVTAEEVAAIVATVRSTGLTYMMGETSHYHPATVLARARIAEGAFGRVFYAEGDYVHDMDLGFYDAYRYSGGENWRATASYPPLLYPTHSVGGVLGAWRTHAVSVSAIGVRDEGADGVFDRSVSMFDNDVSNATALFEVAGGGSFRTNEFRRVGYPAYLRESRFRFFGTEASMEQLATVALWQDRGGVEDITELLEPKRAVAPDDPSLAAVAPELRAAFTSGSAPVHDRSRLPREFDHLPNGHEGSHHFLVDDFVTAVTRRTLPPVNAWVAARYTLPGIVAHESARQGGVRLEIPDLGDAPAV is encoded by the coding sequence ATGACCTTCTCCCTCGGCATCGTCGGCGCAGGGCAGTTCTCCGGCCGGTTCGCCGCGCTCTTCCACGCCCACCCCGGCGTACGGGACGTCCATGTCACCGACCTCCTGCCCGAGCGCGCCGAGCGCCTCGTCGCCGCGCACGGTCTCGCGGGCACGTTCCCGTCGTACGCGGCGATGCTGGAGTCACCGGCCGTCGAGGCGGTCGCGGTCTTCACCCAGCGCTGGACCCACGGTCCGCTGGTCATGCAGGGGCTGAACGCGGGCAAGCACGTGTTCTCGGCCGTCCCGATGGCGGTCACCGCCGAGGAGGTCGCCGCGATCGTCGCCACCGTCCGGTCCACCGGGCTGACGTACATGATGGGCGAGACCAGCCACTACCACCCGGCGACCGTGCTGGCCCGCGCCCGGATCGCCGAGGGCGCCTTCGGCCGGGTGTTCTACGCCGAGGGCGACTACGTCCACGACATGGACCTGGGTTTCTACGACGCCTACCGGTACAGCGGCGGCGAGAACTGGCGGGCGACGGCCAGCTATCCCCCGCTGCTGTACCCGACGCACTCGGTGGGCGGGGTGCTCGGGGCCTGGCGGACGCACGCGGTGAGCGTGTCGGCGATCGGCGTCCGCGACGAGGGCGCCGACGGCGTCTTCGACCGCTCGGTCAGCATGTTCGACAACGACGTGTCCAATGCCACCGCGCTGTTCGAGGTGGCGGGCGGCGGATCGTTCCGCACCAACGAGTTCCGGCGGGTCGGCTACCCCGCGTACCTGCGCGAGTCCCGGTTCCGGTTCTTCGGGACCGAGGCCAGCATGGAGCAGCTCGCCACGGTGGCCCTGTGGCAGGACCGCGGCGGTGTCGAGGACATCACCGAGCTGCTGGAGCCGAAGCGGGCCGTCGCACCCGACGACCCGTCCCTCGCCGCTGTCGCGCCCGAGCTGCGCGCGGCCTTCACCTCGGGCTCGGCGCCGGTGCACGACCGGTCCCGGCTGCCCCGTGAGTTCGACCACCTGCCCAACGGGCACGAGGGCAGCCACCACTTCCTGGTGGACGACTTCGTCACCGCCGTGACCCGGCGCACACTGCCGCCGGTGAACGCGTGGGTGGCCGCCCGCTACACCCTGCCGGGCATCGTCGCGCACGAGTCGGCACGGCAGGGCGGTGTACGGCTGGAGATCCCGGACCTCGGGGACGCCCCCGCGGTCTGA
- a CDS encoding SDR family oxidoreductase — MTGPLDGKVALVAGATRGAGRGIAVELGVAGATVYVTGRSTRAHRSEYDRPETIEDTADLVTEAGGRGIAVPADHLDHAAVRHLVDRIAAEQGRLDVLVNDIWGGERLFEWDTPVWEHDLDKGLRLLRLAVETHAVTSHHALPLLLRRPGGLVVEVTDGTAEYNRDTYRVNFFYDLAKASVLRMAFALGHELGPRGATAVALTPGWMRSEIMLDTYGVREENWRDALTREPHFAISETPRFTGRAVAALAADPDVARFNGQSLSSGGLARVYGFTDLDGSRPDAWRYLTEVQDAGKPADVTGYR, encoded by the coding sequence ATGACAGGACCGCTGGACGGCAAGGTGGCGCTGGTCGCCGGGGCGACCCGGGGCGCGGGCCGGGGCATCGCCGTGGAACTCGGCGTGGCCGGCGCCACCGTGTACGTCACCGGCCGCAGCACCCGCGCCCACCGCTCGGAGTACGACCGCCCCGAGACCATCGAGGACACCGCCGACCTCGTCACCGAGGCCGGCGGCCGGGGCATCGCCGTACCGGCCGACCACCTCGACCACGCTGCCGTACGGCACCTCGTGGACCGGATCGCCGCCGAACAGGGCCGCCTCGACGTCCTCGTCAACGACATCTGGGGCGGGGAGCGACTCTTCGAGTGGGACACCCCCGTGTGGGAGCACGACCTGGACAAGGGGCTGCGGCTGCTCCGCCTCGCTGTCGAGACCCATGCCGTCACCAGCCACCACGCCCTGCCGCTGCTGCTGCGCCGGCCCGGCGGCCTGGTCGTGGAGGTCACCGACGGCACCGCCGAGTACAACCGCGACACCTACCGCGTGAACTTCTTCTACGACCTCGCCAAGGCGTCCGTCCTGCGCATGGCCTTCGCCCTGGGACACGAACTCGGGCCGCGCGGCGCGACGGCCGTGGCCCTGACGCCGGGGTGGATGCGCTCGGAGATCATGCTCGACACGTACGGCGTGCGTGAGGAGAACTGGCGGGACGCCCTGACACGCGAACCCCACTTCGCCATCTCCGAGACCCCGCGCTTCACCGGCCGCGCCGTGGCAGCCCTGGCCGCCGACCCGGACGTGGCCCGGTTCAACGGGCAGTCCCTCTCCAGCGGCGGCCTGGCGCGGGTGTACGGCTTCACCGACCTCGACGGCAGCCGCCCGGACGCCTGGCGGTACCTGACCGAGGTACAGGACGCGGGCAAACCGGCGGACGTCACCGGGTACCGGTGA
- a CDS encoding S1 family peptidase codes for MRHARRRVVRRVTRLAAACGLLLGGAMVARAAGADEASAAAPGRPGDTGAALVARLGTARTAGSWIGADGRAVVAVTDGAAARAVRRAGAGARTVAHSMDELKSATAALRSAPRVPGTAWAVDYRTNRVVVRADRTVSAGDWSRLGRVAHRAGGFVHMERTQGVFTTRLNGARPILSAGGRCSAGFNVTDGRSEFILTAGHCGPAGTAWFAGGLGGRPLGTTVDSAFPGSDLSLVRYSGGTAGAGADVVAVGGGKGVRITGAADPAVGQRVFRSGGTSGLRDGRVTALDATVNYPEGTVTGLVETTVCAEPGDSGGPLFAEGIALGVTSGGSGDCTTGGTTFFQPVTGALSALGVRLVPAAGDPGGGLRADASSPTPSSGAAAPGTLRTLAARLTDVRNAGPGLLVIAGSLAALAATRYLRAERDREAYRRHCSATWN; via the coding sequence ATGCGGCACGCACGACGACGGGTCGTCCGACGGGTGACACGCCTGGCGGCGGCCTGCGGACTCCTCCTGGGAGGCGCGATGGTGGCCCGGGCCGCCGGGGCGGACGAGGCCTCGGCCGCCGCGCCGGGACGGCCCGGCGACACCGGTGCGGCGCTGGTGGCGCGGCTCGGCACCGCCCGTACGGCGGGCAGCTGGATCGGTGCCGACGGGCGGGCGGTGGTGGCGGTGACCGACGGCGCCGCGGCCCGGGCGGTGCGCCGGGCCGGGGCCGGGGCGAGGACCGTCGCGCACAGCATGGACGAGCTGAAGTCGGCGACGGCGGCGCTGCGTTCGGCGCCGCGGGTGCCGGGCACGGCGTGGGCGGTGGACTACCGGACCAACCGGGTCGTGGTGCGGGCCGACCGCACGGTGTCCGCCGGTGACTGGTCCCGGCTGGGCCGAGTCGCCCACCGGGCCGGCGGTTTCGTGCACATGGAGCGGACGCAGGGCGTCTTCACCACGCGGCTGAACGGCGCCCGGCCGATCCTGTCGGCCGGCGGGCGCTGCTCGGCCGGGTTCAACGTCACCGACGGGCGGTCCGAGTTCATCCTCACGGCCGGTCACTGCGGGCCCGCCGGGACCGCCTGGTTCGCCGGCGGCCTGGGCGGCCGGCCGCTCGGCACCACGGTCGACAGCGCCTTCCCGGGCAGTGACCTCTCGCTCGTGCGGTACTCCGGCGGCACGGCGGGGGCGGGTGCCGACGTGGTGGCGGTCGGCGGCGGCAAGGGCGTGCGGATCACCGGGGCGGCCGATCCCGCGGTGGGACAGCGGGTGTTCCGCAGCGGCGGCACCAGCGGGCTGCGCGACGGCCGGGTCACCGCGCTCGACGCGACCGTCAACTACCCGGAGGGGACGGTCACCGGACTCGTCGAGACCACGGTGTGCGCCGAACCGGGCGACAGCGGCGGCCCGCTGTTCGCCGAGGGCATCGCGCTCGGTGTCACCTCGGGCGGCAGCGGCGACTGCACGACGGGCGGGACGACGTTCTTCCAGCCGGTGACCGGGGCGCTGTCGGCGCTGGGCGTCCGGCTGGTCCCGGCGGCGGGTGACCCGGGCGGCGGCCTCCGGGCGGACGCCTCCTCCCCCACGCCCTCGTCGGGCGCGGCGGCCCCGGGCACGCTCCGTACCCTTGCGGCCCGGCTGACGGACGTCCGCAACGCCGGGCCGGGGCTGCTGGTCATCGCGGGCAGTCTGGCCGCGCTGGCGGCGACCCGGTACCTGCGGGCCGAGCGGGACCGCGAGGCGTACCGGCGGCACTGCTCGGCGACCTGGAACTGA
- a CDS encoding MBL fold metallo-hydrolase: MTARIERLVTSGQFTLDGGTWDVENNVWLVGDDREVIVIDAAHDAEAIARAVGDRRLTAIVCTHAHNDHVNAAPRLADLTGATIWLHPDDLPLWRQTHPDREPDRHLLDGQVIEAAGADLTVLHTPGHAPGAVCLYDPGLGTVFTGDTLFQGGPGATGRSFSHFPTIIDSVRDRLLTLPAGTKVLTGHGDATTIGAEAPHLQEWIERGH; this comes from the coding sequence ATGACCGCGCGGATCGAACGCCTCGTCACCAGCGGCCAGTTCACCCTGGACGGCGGCACCTGGGACGTGGAGAACAACGTGTGGCTCGTCGGCGACGACCGCGAGGTGATCGTCATCGACGCCGCCCACGACGCCGAGGCCATCGCCCGCGCCGTCGGCGACCGCCGGCTGACCGCCATCGTGTGCACCCACGCCCACAACGACCACGTCAACGCGGCGCCGCGCCTCGCCGACCTGACCGGCGCCACGATCTGGCTGCACCCCGACGACCTGCCGCTGTGGCGGCAGACCCACCCGGACCGCGAACCCGACCGGCACCTCCTCGACGGCCAGGTCATCGAGGCCGCCGGCGCCGACCTCACCGTCCTGCACACCCCCGGACACGCCCCGGGCGCCGTCTGCCTCTACGACCCCGGTCTCGGCACCGTGTTCACCGGCGACACCCTCTTCCAGGGCGGCCCGGGCGCCACCGGACGCTCCTTCTCCCACTTCCCGACCATCATCGACTCCGTCCGTGACCGCCTCCTCACCCTGCCGGCCGGGACCAAGGTCCTCACCGGGCACGGCGACGCCACCACCATCGGTGCGGAGGCCCCGCACCTCCAGGAGTGGATCGAGCGCGGGCACTGA
- a CDS encoding nuclear transport factor 2 family protein, with amino-acid sequence MGSATGSAFDAGTLRRGIEGDTGNTLLSLYADDARVRIVDRVHQPSHPTELHGRVQIAELLDDIYRRDMTHKLEQCVIQGDHAAYSESCEYADGTRVLAESMLTLRDGRIADQLIIQVWDE; translated from the coding sequence ATGGGCAGCGCGACAGGCTCCGCTTTCGACGCCGGGACACTGCGCCGGGGCATAGAGGGCGACACCGGCAACACCCTTCTGTCGCTCTACGCGGACGACGCGCGGGTCCGCATCGTCGACCGTGTCCACCAGCCCAGTCACCCCACGGAGCTGCACGGCCGGGTACAGATCGCCGAGTTGCTGGACGACATCTACCGCCGCGACATGACGCACAAGCTGGAGCAGTGCGTCATCCAGGGCGACCACGCCGCCTACAGCGAGTCCTGCGAGTACGCGGACGGCACCCGGGTCCTGGCCGAGTCGATGCTCACGCTGCGGGACGGCAGGATCGCCGATCAGCTGATCATCCAGGTGTGGGACGAGTAG
- a CDS encoding alcohol dehydrogenase catalytic domain-containing protein: MSTYRVAQVTEPNGTFELAEREIRPPGPGQVRIAVEACGVCHSDALFVGGGLPGVTFPEVPGHEIAGRIEELGEGTPERGWSVGDRVAVGWFGGACGHCPSCRRGDFIVCAALKVPGWAYDGGFGELTTVPVDALARIPDALSAADAGPLACAGVTTYNGLRRGPAEPGDLVAVLGLGGLGHLGVRYAVAMGFETVAIARGAGKADFAKRLGAHHYVDSTASTPVAEALAALGGARAVLATAGNSEAITATVDGLAPRGELTVIGATPEPLGISPVQLIMSGRVVRGHPSGTARDIEDTMAFSALHGIRPMTETVPLERAGEAYDRMLSGAARFRMVLTTG, encoded by the coding sequence ATGAGCACCTATCGCGTCGCCCAGGTGACCGAACCCAACGGCACCTTCGAACTCGCCGAGCGGGAGATCCGCCCGCCGGGGCCCGGGCAGGTGCGGATCGCCGTGGAGGCGTGCGGAGTCTGCCACAGCGACGCGCTGTTCGTCGGCGGCGGGCTGCCGGGCGTGACCTTCCCCGAGGTCCCCGGGCACGAGATCGCCGGGCGGATCGAGGAACTGGGCGAGGGCACCCCGGAGCGCGGCTGGAGCGTCGGCGACCGGGTGGCCGTCGGCTGGTTCGGCGGCGCTTGTGGCCACTGCCCGTCCTGCCGCCGGGGCGACTTCATCGTGTGTGCCGCCCTGAAGGTCCCCGGCTGGGCCTACGACGGCGGCTTCGGAGAGCTGACGACCGTACCCGTCGACGCCCTGGCCAGAATCCCCGACGCGCTCTCGGCGGCCGACGCCGGGCCCCTGGCCTGCGCGGGCGTGACCACGTACAACGGGCTGCGGCGAGGTCCGGCCGAGCCGGGCGACCTGGTCGCGGTGCTCGGCCTCGGGGGCCTCGGCCACCTCGGCGTGCGGTACGCGGTGGCGATGGGCTTCGAGACCGTGGCGATCGCCCGGGGCGCCGGGAAGGCCGACTTCGCCAAGCGGCTCGGCGCCCACCACTACGTCGACAGCACGGCGTCGACCCCGGTCGCCGAGGCCCTGGCCGCCCTCGGCGGGGCGAGGGCCGTCCTGGCCACCGCCGGCAACTCCGAGGCCATCACCGCGACCGTGGACGGCCTGGCCCCGCGCGGCGAACTGACCGTCATCGGCGCCACACCCGAACCGCTGGGCATCAGCCCGGTGCAACTGATCATGAGCGGCCGGGTGGTCCGCGGGCACCCCTCCGGCACCGCGCGGGACATCGAGGACACCATGGCCTTCAGCGCCCTGCACGGCATCCGCCCGATGACCGAGACGGTGCCGCTGGAACGGGCCGGGGAGGCGTACGACAGGATGCTGTCCGGCGCGGCACGCTTCCGCATGGTGCTGACCACCGGCTGA
- a CDS encoding PPOX class F420-dependent oxidoreductase, with translation MDPTRLARLGAGPYLLLTSFRRNGTPVATPVWVVRDGDTLGVWTAGDSGKVKRIRRRRDVLVGPCDRRGNPTGDQLPATAEITGADTTARYRYLIARKYGVVGRLTLLGSRLRRGSRGTVGIRVTLGQ, from the coding sequence ATGGATCCCACACGACTCGCCCGGCTAGGTGCCGGCCCCTACCTGCTGCTGACCAGCTTCCGCCGGAACGGCACCCCCGTCGCCACCCCGGTCTGGGTGGTCCGGGACGGGGACACCCTCGGCGTATGGACCGCCGGCGACAGCGGGAAGGTCAAGCGGATCCGGCGCCGCCGGGATGTCCTCGTCGGCCCCTGCGACCGGCGCGGCAACCCCACCGGCGACCAGCTGCCCGCCACCGCCGAGATCACCGGCGCCGACACCACCGCCCGCTACCGGTACCTCATAGCCCGCAAGTACGGCGTCGTCGGCCGCCTCACCCTGCTGGGCAGCCGGCTGCGGCGCGGCTCGCGGGGCACGGTCGGCATCCGGGTGACCCTCGGCCAGTGA